Proteins encoded within one genomic window of Pigmentiphaga sp. H8:
- the fliI gene encoding flagellar protein export ATPase FliI, which translates to MAGLVMEAVGLKLPVGSTCRIMQAHGRAAEAEVVGFNGERLFLMPSSEVHGLTAGSLVMPLEPQRAAPAYPPADAAAGSDLPAEEITKHLPVGDALLGRVVDGAGHPLDRLGPITSAQRAPLAARPVNPIERQPIERPLDVGVRAINAMLTVGRGQRMGLFAGSGVGKSVLLGMMARYTEADVTVVGLIGERGREVKEFIDHILGPEGLARSVVVAAPADAAPLMRLQGAAYATVLAEHFRDQGKNVLLIMDSLTRYAMAQREIALAIGEPPATKGYPPSVFAKLPALVERAGNGTHGAGSITAFYTVLTEGDDQQDPIADSARAILDGHIVLNRTLADTGHYPAIDIEQSISRAMHNIVDAQQQRHARTLKKLFSRYQRSRDLIQVGAYVPGTDPELDQAISAHATIGNFLQQDMQDRAPYADSLTLMTAIAEHFGADT; encoded by the coding sequence GTGGCCGGCCTGGTCATGGAGGCCGTGGGCCTGAAGCTGCCGGTGGGCAGCACCTGCCGAATCATGCAGGCCCACGGCCGCGCCGCCGAAGCCGAAGTGGTGGGCTTCAACGGCGAACGGCTGTTCCTGATGCCCTCCAGCGAGGTGCATGGCCTGACGGCGGGATCGCTGGTCATGCCGCTGGAACCGCAGCGCGCCGCCCCCGCCTACCCGCCGGCCGACGCCGCCGCCGGATCGGACCTGCCGGCCGAGGAAATCACCAAGCACCTGCCCGTCGGCGACGCGCTGCTGGGGCGCGTGGTGGACGGCGCCGGGCATCCGCTCGACCGCCTGGGCCCGATCACCTCCGCCCAGCGCGCGCCGCTGGCCGCGCGGCCGGTCAACCCCATCGAACGCCAGCCCATCGAGCGCCCCCTGGACGTGGGCGTGCGCGCCATCAATGCCATGCTGACGGTGGGGCGAGGACAGCGCATGGGCCTGTTCGCCGGTTCCGGAGTCGGCAAGAGCGTGCTGCTGGGCATGATGGCGCGCTACACCGAGGCCGACGTGACCGTGGTCGGCCTGATCGGCGAACGCGGCCGCGAGGTCAAGGAATTCATCGACCACATTCTCGGCCCGGAGGGGTTGGCGCGATCGGTCGTCGTCGCGGCGCCCGCCGATGCCGCGCCGCTGATGCGCCTGCAGGGTGCCGCCTACGCCACGGTGCTGGCCGAGCATTTCCGCGACCAGGGCAAGAACGTGCTGCTGATCATGGATTCGCTCACGCGCTACGCGATGGCGCAGCGAGAGATCGCACTGGCCATCGGCGAGCCGCCCGCCACCAAGGGCTACCCGCCGTCGGTGTTCGCCAAGCTGCCCGCGCTGGTAGAACGCGCGGGCAACGGCACGCACGGCGCCGGCTCGATCACCGCGTTCTACACGGTCCTGACCGAAGGCGACGACCAGCAGGATCCGATCGCCGATTCGGCCCGCGCCATCCTGGACGGCCATATCGTGCTCAACCGGACGCTGGCCGACACCGGCCACTATCCCGCGATCGACATCGAGCAATCGATCTCGCGGGCCATGCACAACATCGTCGATGCTCAGCAGCAGCGCCATGCGCGCACGCTGAAAAAACTGTTCTCGCGCTACCAGCGCTCGCGCGACCTGATCCAGGTGGGCGCCTACGTGCCGGGCACCGACCCCGAACTCGACCAGGCCATCTCCGCGCACGCCACCATCGGCAATTTCCTGCAGCAGGACATGCAGGACCGCGCGCCCTATGCCGACAGCCTGACCCTGATGACCGCCATCGCCGAACACTTCGGCGCCGACACCTGA
- the fliS gene encoding flagellar export chaperone FliS, which produces MSGFGNFGARAYVSVGVETGVSSSSPHALILMLYDGALESLRKAIGCIEANDPLGKTRALSRATRILDEGLRASLDHKAGGDLANQLNALYDYMLRRTMQAGIDNDPAPILESVRLLDGLREAWASIQADSQVAA; this is translated from the coding sequence GTGTCGGGATTCGGAAATTTCGGGGCCAGGGCCTATGTCAGCGTCGGGGTGGAGACCGGGGTATCCAGCTCCAGTCCGCACGCGTTGATCCTGATGTTGTACGACGGCGCGCTGGAGTCGCTGCGCAAGGCCATCGGCTGCATCGAGGCCAACGACCCCCTTGGCAAGACCCGGGCGCTCAGCCGCGCCACGCGCATCCTGGACGAAGGACTGCGCGCCAGCCTGGACCACAAGGCCGGCGGCGACCTGGCCAACCAGTTGAACGCCCTGTACGACTACATGCTCCGGCGGACGATGCAGGCCGGCATCGACAACGATCCCGCCCCCATCCTGGAAAGCGTCCGCCTGCTGGACGGACTGCGCGAAGCCTGGGCGTCGATCCAGGCCGACAGCCAGGTTGCTGCCTGA
- a CDS encoding flagellar hook-length control protein FliK: MVADTRQTQPVSGVSPIQSWERYREDAREAVLARLLNVSGGNAAGGARPSGSAGLPHGLVRATVLQANSDTEALVNIAGKPYLINTRQALSPGVTVVLRLLDDRTFLHGQDSGRIGGPRLPGEGGGGRGPGIQAPATADAEAASPDVATRAMRGVSPVPMPSLAELKLETGDTKVMLSGSARLLLALVDETGGTQRSVPLDALRIPAGTLPDEAARQIRQAVQQSGLFYEAHLQEWREGRLPIEALRAEPQAALSPAPQARDLAPSAGAPAPAAEPATPEQSAAKGLQAALAAIPADVRQVVHDQIAALASGRLFLQGAWAEQPFTLEIEPDEGQGADAGLPRTWRVRISVQTRHLGTMQVDVALDGTDTRIAIQPDTRTLRGQRLRDLQARLTAGGLDLQQALDGQGLRMSDFRIATASRSPART, translated from the coding sequence TTGGTAGCGGATACCCGCCAGACGCAGCCGGTCAGCGGCGTCTCCCCCATCCAGAGCTGGGAGCGCTATCGCGAGGATGCCCGCGAGGCGGTGCTGGCGCGGCTCTTGAACGTATCCGGCGGCAACGCGGCGGGCGGCGCGCGCCCATCCGGCTCGGCGGGACTGCCGCACGGGCTGGTGCGGGCGACCGTGCTTCAGGCCAACAGCGATACCGAGGCGCTGGTCAACATCGCCGGCAAGCCCTACCTGATCAATACCCGCCAGGCGCTGAGCCCGGGCGTGACCGTGGTGCTGCGGCTGCTGGACGACCGCACCTTCCTGCACGGCCAGGACAGTGGCCGGATCGGCGGCCCGCGCTTGCCGGGCGAAGGCGGTGGAGGTCGTGGACCAGGCATCCAGGCGCCCGCCACGGCCGATGCCGAGGCGGCTTCCCCCGACGTGGCCACGCGGGCGATGCGCGGAGTCTCGCCCGTCCCCATGCCGTCGCTGGCCGAGCTCAAGCTCGAGACCGGCGACACCAAGGTGATGCTGAGCGGCTCGGCCCGCCTGCTGCTCGCGCTGGTCGACGAGACGGGCGGGACGCAGCGCAGCGTGCCCCTGGACGCCCTGCGCATTCCGGCCGGCACGCTGCCTGACGAGGCCGCGCGCCAGATCCGGCAAGCCGTGCAGCAGTCCGGACTGTTCTACGAAGCCCACCTGCAGGAATGGCGCGAGGGTCGCCTGCCCATCGAAGCGTTGCGCGCCGAGCCGCAGGCGGCGCTTTCGCCCGCTCCCCAGGCCCGCGACCTGGCACCCTCGGCCGGCGCCCCGGCGCCCGCGGCGGAACCCGCCACGCCCGAGCAAAGCGCGGCCAAGGGCCTGCAAGCGGCCCTGGCCGCCATCCCAGCCGACGTGCGCCAGGTCGTGCACGACCAGATCGCCGCGCTGGCCAGCGGCCGCCTGTTCCTGCAAGGCGCCTGGGCGGAACAGCCTTTCACCCTGGAAATCGAGCCGGACGAAGGCCAGGGCGCCGATGCCGGCCTGCCGCGGACCTGGCGCGTCCGCATCTCGGTCCAGACCCGCCATCTGGGCACCATGCAGGTGGACGTCGCGCTGGACGGTACCGACACCCGCATCGCCATCCAGCCCGACACCCGGACACTGCGCGGCCAGCGCCTGCGCGACCTGCAAGCCCGCCTGACCGCCGGCGGCCTGGACCTGCAACAGGCGCTCGATGGCCAGGGCCTGCGCATGTCCGACTTCAGGATCGCCACGGCCTCCCGCTCGCCGGCCCGCACATGA
- a CDS encoding flagellar protein FliT yields MAPDPEQLPALYGRLAEISRAMLAAAQRGDWDAVTASESACAELVGQLRRRPIETCPPAERETCMHLIREILANDAATRNIAEPWMRELEHILRPRRHAFGAQMYR; encoded by the coding sequence ATGGCGCCCGACCCCGAGCAACTGCCCGCGCTCTACGGCCGGCTGGCCGAGATCAGCCGCGCGATGCTGGCCGCGGCGCAACGGGGCGACTGGGATGCCGTCACGGCCAGCGAATCGGCCTGCGCCGAGCTCGTGGGACAATTGCGCCGCCGCCCCATCGAGACCTGCCCGCCCGCCGAGCGCGAAACCTGCATGCACCTGATACGCGAAATCCTTGCCAACGACGCCGCCACGCGCAACATCGCGGAGCCGTGGATGCGGGAGCTGGAACATATATTGCGACCCCGGCGCCACGCCTTCGGCGCGCAGATGTACCGCTGA
- the fliE gene encoding flagellar hook-basal body complex protein FliE, whose protein sequence is MDRIQDVLASSAGQAGSTGMARAAQMLSRPDALMGGGAAAGAAPASFANALVDAIQGVQQAQSEASAVQKAYQQGDPEVGLETTMIAMNKASLSFQMLAQARNRVIAAYNEVMNMQV, encoded by the coding sequence ATGGACCGCATCCAGGACGTGCTCGCCTCTTCCGCCGGGCAGGCCGGCTCGACCGGCATGGCGCGCGCGGCGCAGATGCTGTCGCGGCCCGATGCCCTGATGGGCGGTGGCGCGGCTGCCGGCGCGGCGCCGGCCTCGTTCGCCAACGCCCTGGTCGATGCGATCCAGGGCGTGCAGCAGGCTCAGTCCGAGGCCAGCGCAGTCCAGAAGGCCTACCAGCAGGGCGATCCCGAGGTCGGCCTGGAAACCACGATGATCGCCATGAACAAGGCCAGCCTGTCGTTCCAGATGCTGGCGCAGGCGCGCAACCGCGTGATCGCCGCCTACAACGAAGTCATGAACATGCAGGTCTGA
- a CDS encoding flagellar assembly protein FliH, with translation MSEPLLGARRILRADEGRNLPVWRLDTFGDASMQGEARRRPQTPEEKRAIETALAAAQEADRRAREDAARRETATPEPAVAEAAPRPVVPVPAVDPAEVERIKTAAFDEGYAAGYDHGSAAARREAEHLQAMARTASDVFDRFETGLAPQLLELAAEIARQVIQRELALDNNVILAVVRDAFNQLIGGETGKQLLLHPSDVQLVRAHLGEELELGQWKIVEDAGVEAGGCRISTQQSDIDATLGTRWKRTLATLGQDSPWSDERA, from the coding sequence ATGTCTGAGCCGCTGCTGGGCGCCCGCCGCATCCTGCGCGCCGACGAGGGCCGCAACCTGCCCGTCTGGCGCCTGGACACTTTCGGCGATGCGTCCATGCAGGGCGAGGCCCGGCGCCGGCCGCAGACGCCGGAGGAAAAGCGCGCGATCGAAACGGCGCTGGCCGCCGCGCAGGAGGCCGACCGCCGCGCTCGCGAGGACGCCGCTCGGCGCGAAACCGCGACGCCGGAGCCCGCCGTGGCCGAAGCGGCCCCGCGTCCCGTCGTTCCCGTACCGGCCGTCGATCCGGCCGAGGTCGAACGCATCAAGACGGCGGCCTTCGATGAAGGCTATGCGGCGGGCTACGACCATGGCAGCGCCGCGGCGCGGCGCGAGGCCGAGCATTTGCAGGCGATGGCGCGGACCGCCTCGGACGTGTTCGACCGCTTCGAGACCGGCCTGGCGCCCCAACTGCTGGAACTGGCCGCCGAGATCGCGCGCCAGGTCATCCAGCGCGAACTGGCCCTGGACAACAACGTGATCCTGGCGGTGGTGCGCGACGCCTTCAACCAGCTCATCGGCGGCGAAACCGGTAAGCAACTGCTGCTGCACCCGTCCGACGTGCAACTGGTGCGCGCCCACCTGGGCGAGGAACTCGAACTGGGGCAATGGAAGATCGTCGAGGATGCCGGCGTCGAGGCCGGCGGCTGCCGGATATCCACCCAGCAATCCGATATCGACGCGACCCTGGGTACGCGCTGGAAGCGCACCCTGGCCACGCTGGGGCAGGACAGCCCGTGGAGCGACGAGCGTGCATGA
- the fliF gene encoding flagellar basal-body MS-ring/collar protein FliF: MADDTQNPPAAGASHGNKLLESFGRLPTRHRLALLIGIPMLVAIVVAALLWSRDPDYRVLFSGLSDQDGGTIVAALQQQKIPYRVADGGSVILVAPDQVHEVRLRLASQGLPRAGNVGFELMDNSRLGLTQFQEQVNYQRALEGELARSIQSLGTVKSARVHLAIPKPSIFMREQNRPTASVLVQMLPGRVLERGQVAGIVHLVSSSVPELAPGAVSVVDQTGTLLSANDTDPNGLDATQLEYLRTLERQYTRRISELISPIVGAQNLRAQVAIDLDFSRHEQTDEIYRPNGASPDQAAIRSRQSSESHEPALGMDGGVPGTLSNTPPGVAIAPTTGGAATNPPAPGTQAQPPAQNVKRADTTNYELDKTVRYVREPVGRVKRLSAAVVVNHRTSVVKGETVSTPLSDAELAQIKALVNEAVGFDAQRRDSVSVISIPFNEAAAEAASEPAFWQQPEFVNLARDIGVALVLALAVLYLIIGVIRPAIKQLTTPPPPPEPAFAAAGPAMMAEAPVDTAEEQPEDPLEKVRRFARENPQVVATVIRQWVNDV, translated from the coding sequence ATGGCCGACGACACGCAGAACCCACCCGCCGCCGGGGCCTCACACGGTAACAAGCTCCTGGAGTCGTTCGGCAGGCTGCCCACCCGCCACCGGCTCGCCCTGCTGATCGGCATTCCCATGCTCGTGGCCATCGTGGTCGCCGCGCTGCTGTGGAGCCGCGATCCGGACTACCGCGTCCTGTTCAGCGGCCTGTCCGACCAGGACGGCGGAACCATCGTTGCCGCGCTGCAACAGCAGAAGATTCCCTACCGGGTCGCCGACGGCGGCAGCGTCATCCTGGTCGCGCCCGACCAGGTCCACGAGGTGCGGCTGCGCCTGGCTTCCCAGGGGCTGCCTCGCGCCGGCAACGTCGGCTTCGAGCTGATGGACAACAGCCGCCTGGGTCTCACCCAGTTCCAGGAGCAGGTCAACTACCAGCGCGCGCTGGAAGGCGAGCTGGCCCGCTCGATCCAGAGCCTGGGCACCGTCAAGAGCGCGCGGGTCCACCTGGCCATCCCCAAGCCCAGCATCTTCATGCGCGAACAGAACCGGCCCACCGCGTCCGTGCTGGTGCAGATGCTGCCCGGCCGCGTGCTGGAACGCGGCCAGGTCGCCGGCATCGTCCACCTGGTCTCCTCGTCGGTGCCCGAGCTGGCGCCCGGCGCGGTCAGCGTGGTGGACCAGACCGGCACCCTGCTGTCGGCCAACGACACCGACCCGAACGGCCTGGATGCCACGCAGCTCGAATACCTGCGCACGCTGGAGCGCCAGTACACCCGCCGCATCTCCGAACTGATCTCGCCCATCGTCGGCGCCCAGAACCTGCGCGCGCAGGTCGCGATCGACCTGGACTTCAGCCGGCACGAGCAGACCGACGAGATCTATCGACCCAACGGCGCTTCGCCCGACCAGGCGGCCATCCGCAGCCGGCAAAGCTCGGAGTCGCACGAACCGGCGCTGGGCATGGACGGCGGCGTACCGGGCACGCTCAGCAACACGCCGCCCGGGGTCGCCATCGCCCCCACGACCGGCGGCGCCGCCACCAACCCGCCCGCGCCGGGCACGCAGGCCCAACCTCCCGCGCAGAACGTGAAGCGGGCCGACACCACCAACTACGAGCTCGACAAGACCGTGCGCTACGTGCGCGAACCCGTGGGCCGCGTCAAGCGCCTGTCGGCCGCCGTGGTCGTCAACCATCGCACCAGCGTGGTCAAGGGCGAGACGGTCAGCACGCCGCTCAGCGATGCCGAACTGGCGCAGATCAAGGCGCTGGTCAACGAAGCCGTCGGCTTCGATGCGCAGCGCCGCGATTCGGTGTCGGTCATCAGCATCCCGTTCAACGAAGCCGCCGCCGAAGCCGCCTCCGAGCCGGCGTTCTGGCAACAGCCGGAGTTCGTCAACCTGGCACGCGACATAGGCGTGGCGCTGGTCCTTGCGCTGGCGGTGCTGTACCTGATCATCGGCGTGATCCGCCCCGCCATCAAGCAGCTGACCACGCCCCCGCCGCCGCCCGAACCCGCCTTTGCCGCCGCCGGCCCCGCGATGATGGCCGAGGCCCCGGTCGATACCGCCGAGGAACAACCGGAAGATCCGCTGGAGAAGGTCCGCCGCTTCGCCCGGGAGAACCCGCAGGTCGTGGCCACGGTCATTCGGCAGTGGGTGAACGATGTGTAG
- the fliG gene encoding flagellar motor switch protein FliG, whose product MMNVVNTEPDQGVADGAILLLSLGEEEAAEVLKYLSPREVQKLGTAMAGMQGIPREAMDQVIQRFETDIGAHTGLGADADAYLRNVLTKALGADKAGFLLDRILHTGDTSGIESLKWMDPASVAELIRHEHPQIIASILVHLEADQSAAVINYLTERVRADVLLRIATLDGIQPAALRELNDVLLKMLSGNEQIKRRKLGGVKTAADILNYVGSSSENQILSIVKQVDTELAQRIIDEMFTFENLIDADDRGMQLLLREVTPDSLILALKGASTELRAKVFRCMPARAAQQLREDLDVRGPVKISEVEAQQKEILKVARRLTESGDLAINGMGEEQYV is encoded by the coding sequence ATGATGAACGTAGTCAATACCGAACCCGACCAGGGAGTGGCCGATGGGGCGATCCTGTTGTTGTCGCTGGGCGAGGAAGAGGCGGCCGAGGTGCTGAAGTATCTGTCGCCGCGCGAGGTGCAGAAGCTGGGTACGGCAATGGCCGGGATGCAGGGGATCCCGCGCGAGGCCATGGACCAGGTGATCCAGCGCTTCGAGACGGACATCGGCGCGCACACGGGGCTGGGCGCCGATGCCGACGCCTATCTGCGCAACGTGCTGACCAAGGCGCTGGGCGCGGACAAGGCCGGGTTCCTGCTGGACCGCATCCTGCACACCGGCGATACCTCGGGCATCGAAAGCCTGAAGTGGATGGACCCGGCCAGCGTGGCCGAACTGATCCGCCACGAGCATCCCCAGATCATCGCATCGATCCTGGTGCACCTGGAGGCGGACCAATCGGCCGCGGTAATCAACTACCTGACCGAGCGCGTGCGCGCCGACGTGCTGCTGCGCATCGCCACGCTGGACGGCATCCAGCCGGCCGCGCTGCGGGAGCTGAACGACGTGCTGCTGAAGATGCTGTCGGGCAACGAGCAGATCAAGCGCCGCAAGCTGGGCGGGGTCAAGACCGCCGCCGACATCCTCAACTACGTGGGCTCGTCGTCCGAAAACCAGATCCTGTCCATCGTCAAGCAGGTCGACACGGAACTGGCGCAGCGCATCATCGACGAGATGTTCACCTTCGAGAACCTCATCGACGCCGACGACCGCGGCATGCAGCTGCTGCTGCGCGAAGTCACGCCCGACTCGCTCATCCTCGCGCTCAAGGGTGCCAGCACCGAGCTGCGCGCCAAGGTGTTCCGCTGCATGCCGGCACGCGCCGCGCAGCAGCTGCGCGAAGACCTGGACGTGCGCGGCCCGGTCAAGATTTCCGAGGTCGAGGCGCAGCAGAAGGAAATCCTGAAGGTCGCGCGCCGCCTGACCGAGTCCGGCGACCTGGCCATCAACGGCATGGGCGAGGAACAATATGTCTGA
- a CDS encoding EscU/YscU/HrcU family type III secretion system export apparatus switch protein has translation MTQFPADPPADDPLDPKRIQAVALRYEKERKTPIVVAKGSGAIAEEILRRAKEAGVFVHSSRELIDLLMKVDLDARIPPSLYVAVAEVLAWVYRQDEEAGAGPDGR, from the coding sequence ATGACCCAATTCCCCGCCGATCCGCCCGCCGACGACCCGCTCGACCCCAAGCGCATCCAGGCGGTGGCGCTACGCTACGAAAAAGAACGCAAGACGCCCATCGTGGTCGCCAAGGGCAGCGGCGCAATCGCCGAGGAAATCCTGCGGCGCGCCAAGGAAGCGGGCGTGTTCGTGCACAGCTCGCGCGAACTGATCGACCTGCTGATGAAAGTGGACCTGGACGCCCGCATCCCGCCCTCGTTGTACGTGGCGGTGGCGGAGGTGCTGGCGTGGGTGTACAGGCAGGACGAGGAAGCGGGCGCCGGTCCGGACGGACGCTAG
- the fliJ gene encoding flagellar export protein FliJ, protein MTSTTTLATLIELAEGRKNKAAQEFAQAAAAHSRARERLVLIENYRSDYESRMRNQTGIGLDGTLVGNYARFIQQLTEAVEQQAQEVERCTGHMNAMRAAFFDEERKLKSLEILAQRETQRQESTEARRVQKQIDEFASRRHYGTPTGYAI, encoded by the coding sequence ATGACGTCCACCACCACGCTCGCCACGCTGATCGAACTTGCGGAAGGCCGCAAGAACAAGGCCGCCCAGGAGTTCGCCCAGGCCGCCGCGGCACACTCGCGTGCCCGCGAGCGCCTGGTGCTGATCGAGAACTACCGGTCGGACTACGAATCGCGCATGCGCAACCAGACCGGCATCGGCCTGGACGGCACGCTGGTCGGCAACTACGCCCGCTTCATCCAGCAACTGACCGAGGCCGTCGAGCAGCAGGCGCAGGAGGTCGAGCGCTGCACCGGCCACATGAACGCGATGCGGGCGGCGTTCTTCGACGAGGAACGCAAGCTCAAGTCCCTGGAAATCCTGGCCCAGCGGGAAACCCAGCGCCAGGAATCGACCGAGGCCAGGCGCGTGCAGAAGCAGATCGACGAATTCGCCAGCCGCCGTCACTACGGCACCCCGACGGGATACGCGATATGA
- the fliD gene encoding flagellar filament capping protein FliD yields MASVGSALGVGSGLELSTLLSNLMAAEKVPLTKLQAQATSAQTKISALGQLKSSLSSLLTAAAGLTPEKFTGLVGSSSDASVAFITADNKAGKISHKLDVTSLALAEKAVSGALANDAQLNTGTLTFTLGKVENGSFVAGEAEAKSVVIDTTNNTMSGLRDAINKAEIGVTASLVTDGTGSRLVLTSTTTGAANAFQVTSSDSGTGGTRSLDFFDYDPATAPSYSSGGSPAGMSRLQAGADAQFKLDGMEVTSATNTVTSVLDGVTITLQKSGTTTIATNPSPSGGAAALQSLVTAYNSFLNVAAALSANAPSETRGKAGATGPLAGDGLVRDLTARMRNEVFSPLPGATGAYTTLASLGVGFDQDGALTLDTDKFNKAMAADPNAVSRLFTPKPFGEDSQSLVERFTAQLSPYTDSKGVIDSRTDGLKSTIKTLETQQSQMSNRLEQIEARYRQQFTALDSLLTQLNNTGSFLTQQIEALKNLNK; encoded by the coding sequence ATGGCTAGCGTAGGATCCGCCCTTGGCGTGGGCTCCGGCCTCGAACTGTCCACCCTGCTGAGCAACCTGATGGCGGCCGAGAAGGTGCCGCTCACCAAGCTGCAGGCCCAGGCCACCTCGGCCCAGACCAAGATCTCGGCCCTGGGCCAGCTCAAGAGTTCGCTGTCTTCGCTGCTGACGGCCGCCGCGGGCCTGACGCCGGAAAAATTCACCGGCCTGGTCGGCAGTTCGTCGGACGCCTCGGTCGCCTTCATCACGGCCGACAACAAGGCCGGCAAGATCAGCCACAAACTCGACGTCACCTCGCTGGCCCTGGCCGAGAAGGCCGTCAGCGGCGCGCTGGCGAATGATGCGCAATTGAACACCGGCACCCTGACCTTCACGCTGGGCAAGGTCGAGAACGGCAGCTTCGTCGCCGGCGAAGCCGAAGCCAAGTCCGTCGTCATCGATACCACCAACAATACGATGTCCGGCCTGCGCGACGCCATCAACAAGGCGGAAATCGGCGTCACGGCCTCGCTGGTCACCGACGGCACCGGATCGCGGCTGGTGCTCACGTCCACCACCACCGGCGCGGCCAACGCCTTCCAGGTCACCAGTTCGGATTCGGGCACCGGCGGCACCCGCTCGCTGGACTTCTTCGATTATGACCCGGCCACCGCCCCGTCCTATTCCAGCGGCGGCTCGCCCGCCGGCATGAGCCGGCTGCAGGCCGGCGCCGACGCGCAGTTCAAGCTGGACGGCATGGAAGTCACCAGCGCCACCAATACCGTCACCTCGGTGCTCGACGGCGTTACGATCACGCTGCAGAAATCCGGCACCACGACCATCGCCACCAACCCGTCGCCCAGCGGCGGCGCGGCGGCGCTGCAATCGCTGGTCACCGCTTACAACTCTTTCCTGAACGTGGCCGCGGCGCTGTCGGCCAACGCGCCCAGCGAAACCCGGGGCAAGGCCGGCGCCACCGGGCCACTGGCGGGCGACGGCCTGGTGCGCGACCTGACCGCGCGCATGCGCAATGAAGTCTTCTCGCCCTTGCCGGGCGCCACCGGCGCCTACACGACGCTGGCCTCGCTGGGCGTGGGCTTCGACCAGGACGGCGCGCTGACGCTGGACACCGACAAGTTCAACAAGGCCATGGCCGCCGACCCGAACGCCGTGTCCCGGCTGTTCACCCCCAAGCCTTTCGGCGAAGACTCGCAAAGCCTGGTCGAGCGCTTCACCGCCCAACTGTCGCCTTATACCGACAGCAAGGGCGTGATCGACAGCCGCACCGACGGCCTGAAAAGCACGATCAAGACGCTGGAGACCCAGCAGAGCCAGATGAGCAATCGCCTGGAACAGATCGAGGCGCGCTACCGCCAGCAGTTCACGGCGCTCGATTCGCTGCTGACTCAGCTCAACAACACCGGCAGCTTCCTGACCCAGCAGATCGAGGCGCTGAAGAACCTCAACAAGTAA